A single region of the Negativicutes bacterium genome encodes:
- a CDS encoding PDZ domain-containing protein, whose translation MKKVIVLVLLLMSFVSQAFATASLTINNVTPKLVKENILANLTVKGHNFRVESVNEYSMVLLYINTVDIGLFGTGTQESRVTYNLIPSGDNIILAVGEVVTTINNQTGARQTYPVGNAITELGFLQEIKAYFNGRYLYGYNSNGEKSKNGYIITEVRPGSAFAEAGIKVGDIIIAINKALVKDNKEKFMVGIIPDKFNPNPTEFVIRQGEVEKTFLLTPKFFPAEYNALNNKNVENLIAPDQAYQVVRNYENGDKYEGEIVSGLLQGKGKYTWANGDVYEGDFVNNLMQGKGKLIYANGSVYEGDFIKGKYDGWGKLTAVDGKIKEGKFKEGIYIDEPKAA comes from the coding sequence ATGAAAAAAGTTATAGTGTTAGTCCTATTGTTAATGTCCTTTGTTAGTCAGGCGTTTGCTACGGCCAGTCTTACTATCAATAATGTGACGCCGAAGCTTGTTAAAGAAAATATTTTAGCTAATTTAACGGTGAAAGGTCATAATTTTCGTGTTGAGTCAGTCAATGAATATAGTATGGTGTTATTGTACATTAATACCGTTGACATTGGTCTATTTGGTACTGGTACGCAAGAAAGTCGAGTTACTTACAATTTAATTCCCAGCGGTGATAATATTATTTTAGCTGTAGGTGAAGTTGTAACAACGATAAATAATCAAACTGGTGCTAGACAAACCTATCCGGTTGGCAATGCAATAACTGAATTGGGATTTTTGCAAGAAATAAAAGCATATTTTAATGGTCGGTATTTATATGGCTATAATTCAAACGGTGAAAAAAGTAAGAATGGTTATATTATTACTGAGGTAAGGCCGGGCTCAGCTTTTGCTGAAGCTGGAATAAAAGTTGGCGATATTATTATTGCTATTAATAAAGCTTTAGTCAAAGATAATAAAGAAAAATTTATGGTAGGAATTATACCGGACAAGTTTAATCCCAATCCTACCGAATTTGTGATAAGACAGGGTGAAGTAGAAAAAACTTTTCTATTAACACCAAAGTTTTTCCCAGCAGAATATAATGCGCTCAATAATAAAAATGTTGAGAACTTAATAGCGCCGGATCAAGCTTATCAAGTGGTTAGAAATTATGAAAATGGTGATAAATACGAAGGTGAAATAGTAAGCGGTTTATTGCAAGGTAAGGGTAAATATACTTGGGCTAATGGTGATGTATACGAAGGAGATTTTGTTAATAATTTAATGCAGGGAAAAGGTAAACTTATTTATGCTAATGGCAGTGTATATGAGGGCGATTTTATCAAAGGAAAATATGATGGTTGGGGCAAATTGACGGCGGTTGATGGTAAAATCAAAGAAGGAAAATTTAAAGAAGGGATATACATTGATGAGCCAAAAGCAGCTTAG